The Lycium ferocissimum isolate CSIRO_LF1 chromosome 1, AGI_CSIRO_Lferr_CH_V1, whole genome shotgun sequence genome includes a region encoding these proteins:
- the LOC132058992 gene encoding uncharacterized protein LOC132058992 isoform X2, producing MGKSWALVVAMLVVVTLVINSFEVKMASAKLSEAACKEERRIGIKACKPAFFGKNPSPKCCERVRVTHTECVCSEIRPKLAALVDINRTIRFIEGCGRRVPRNYKCGSITTPP from the coding sequence ATGGGAAAATCATGGGCTTTGGTAGTGGCTATGCTAGTGGTCGTAACTTTGGTGATCAATAGCTTTGAAGTGAAAATGGCAAGTGCAAAGTTGAGTGAAGCAGCTTGTAAAGAGGAGAGGAGAATTGGGATAAAAGCTTGTAAGCCTgctttttttggaaaaaatccTTCTCCTAAGTGTTGTGAAAGAGTTAGAGTGACCCATACTGAGTGCGTGTGTAGTGAAATAAGGCCCAAATTGGCTGCTCTTGTTGACATCAACCGCACCATACGCTTTATTGAAGGTTGTGGGCGCAGAGTCCCTCGTAACTACAAGTGCGGAA